Genomic window (Candidatus Aminicenantes bacterium):
GCCCATTACGATTTCCAGGAAAACAAGGTCCGCCGTTCCATTTTGCTCGACTCCCGCGCCGACATCCTGGTGCACGGCAGCGGCGAAAAGCAGATCGCGGCCAACGCCAGGCAGGCGCGCGACGGCGAGCGGGTCGTTGACATCGATATTCCCGGGACGGCCAAGGTCTGGAGCCGCTTGCCGGCTGAAAAAAACTGCCTGGAGCTTCCCGGCAGCGAGGAGGTCCAGGCCAACCCGGCGCGATTGCTGGCCAGCCAGATGCTGGCCGACCGCGCTGCCGGCGAAGGTCGGTCCCTGGCCCAGAAAGCCGCCAACCGCTGGGTGGTGCAGAACCCGGCCCAGGCATACGGGCGCCACGACCTGGATTTCATCTACGGCCTCCCGTACCGGCGCCGACACCTGAGCGCGGAGGAATATACCCCGGCGCTGCAGATGAACCTCTTTTCCGTGACCGCGCACCGGGGCTGCGCCGGAGGCTGCGCATTCTGTTCGATCCACTCCAGCGAGGGCAAGCGCATCGTCTCGCGCTCGCCCGACTCCATCCTGCGCGAGATCGCCTCCCTGGCCGCCCATCCGCGCTGGCAAGGGGTGGTCAGCGATGTCGGCGGGGCGACGGCCGAGATGTACGGCGCCGATTGCGCCGTGGACGGCTGTTCCCGGCTTTCCTGCTTGCAGCCGCGTCCCTGCCGGAATTTCGCCCCCGGCGAGCCCTTCCGCCAGCTGCTGAAGCGCTGCCGGGAGCTGAAGGGGATAAAAAAAATATTCCTGGGTTCGGGCGTCCGCTACGACCTGCTCTTAAAAAATCCGGAGCTGCTTGAAGAGATCATGCGCCATCACTGCGGACGTTTTTTGCGCATCGCCCCCGAGCACACCGAAAACGAGGTCCTGGATCTGCTGGGCAAGCCGCATTTCGCGGTCCTGGAGGAATTCGTGGCCCTGTTCCGCCGCTTGAACGGCAAGTTGCCGCGCAAGATAGAGCTGGCTCCCTATCTGATGATCGGCCATCCCGGCGAAAGCGCGGCCATGGCGCCGCTCATGAAGAAAAAACTTTCCGCCCTGGGACTGAATACACGCGAGGTGCAGATCTTCACCCCGACGCCCGGCACGCTCTCCACGGCCATGTATCATTCCGGACTGTCTCCGGCGGGAAAGACGCTGGCGGTTGAAAAGGACGTGCGCGCCCTGCAGCTGCGCAAGCTCATGCTGACCGGGGATTAAGCGCGAAAAAACACCCGCGGCCGGGTTTGCTTTTAAAAAACAAATGCGCTACAATCCCCCCTTACGTAACCGCTAAGGAGATCCGCGATGAGCCGTGGCCCCGATAGTCCGCATGATCGCCGGGTGTTGGCCGACCGGGTATTGGAAAGAACAGGCGTCGACGTCGCCCGCTGCTACCAGTGCGGCAAATGCTCCGCCGGCTGCCCGCTGGCCGCGGACATGGATTTTCCCCCCAGCCAGATCATGCACCTGCTGCAGCTGGCCGACTTCCCCGAGTTCGCCGAACTGGCGCTGCGCTCGCATACCATCTGGCTCTGCCTGACCTGCGAGTTGTGCTTTTGCCGCTGCCCGATGGAACTCGACATCCCCAAGCTGATGGACGCCCTGCGCTACGAGTCGCGTGCGCAGAAGAAGGTAAACCCCAAAGCAAGGGATATCATCGCCTTCCATCGCGCCTTTCTCGACTCGGTGCGTTACACCGGCCGCCTGTTCGAGATGGGGCAGGTGGTCGACTACAAGCTGCGCAGCGGCCACTTCCTGCAGGACATGCTGCAGGCGCCGTGGATGTTTTTCGCCGGCAAGCTGCACCTGCTCCCCGAGCGCGTCCGCGACCGCCGGCTGCTGAAGCGGATGTTCGCCAAGACCCTGAAGGCCAAAGAGAGCCGCCCATGAAAACCGGATTCTATCCAGGTTGCTCGATGAAGGGCTCGGCGCGCGAGTATAGCGAATCGCTGCTGGCCGTAGCCAGATTGCTTGGCCGGGAACTTCCTGAAGTTCCGGACTGGAACTGCTGCGGCGCCACCGCCGCCCACAACCTCGACCGCGACCTGGCCCTGGCCCTGCCGGCGCGCATCCTCGCCGCCGCCGAAAAGGCGGGCATGGACGAGGTGCTCGTCCCCTGTGCCGCCTGCTACAGCCGCCTGAGCGTCACCCGCCACGAACTACTGGAAGACGATGCGCTGCGGGCGAGGATCTCGGGCCTGATCGAAGCCGACTACCGCGGTACGGCCAGGGTGATCAACATCCTGGAATGGCTGGCCGGCGTCGACGGCCTGGAGGGGCTGATCAAGACCCCCTTCGCTCGCAAGGTGGCCTGCTATTACGGCTGCCTGCTGGTGCGGCCGGCCGGGATCGTCAAGTTCGACCGCCCCGAGGAGCCGCAGTCGATGGACCGGCTGATGAAACGCATCGGCGCCGAGCCCCTGGATTGGGCCTTCAAAACCGAATGCTGCGGGGCCGGCTTTTCCGTCTCGCGCACCGACCTGGTGGCCAGGCTGAGCGGCCTCATCCTCGAAGACGCTGTCAGCCGCGGCGCCGAAGCGGTAATCGTCGCCTGCCCCATGTGCCACCTCAACCTCGACCTGCGCCGCCCGAACATCGAGAAGAGCAGCCATAAAAAAATCGCCATTCCGGTCATCTATGTCACCCAAGCCATCGGCCTGGCGCTGGGCATCGCGCCGAAAAAGCTCGGGCTGCAGCGCCACAAGGTGGCGGTGAAGTTTGCCGCTGCTCCCTCGTCAGGGACTTTGAAAGATGCGGACCCCTCCGCGGGGATCTCGAAGTCCGGGGAGGTGTGACATGGCGCGCATCGGCGTCTTCATCTGCCACTGCGGCGAGAACATCAGCGCTACGGTCGATGTCGCCAAGGTCGCCGCCGTTGCGGCCAAGATCCCCGGCGTGGTCCACAGCGTCGACTACAAGTACATGTGCTCCGATCCCGGCCAGCAGATGGTGCGGAACGCCATCAGGGAGAAGAATCTGACCGGGGTGGTGGTGGCCGCCTGCTCGCCGCGCATGCACGAGCCCACCTTCCGCCGCGCCTGCGCCGAAGCCGGCCTCAACCCCTTCCTCTGCGAGATGGCCAACATCCGCGAGCATTGCTCCTGGGTGCACGAAAAGGGCGACGCCGCCACCGACAAGGCCATCGACATCGTGCGCACCCTGGTGGCCAAGGTGAAGAAGAACAAGGCGCTGCTGCCGATCAAGGTGCCGGTGACCAAGACGGCGCTGGTGTTGGGCGGCGGCATCGCCGGCATTCAGGCCAGTCTGGACATCGCCAACTCGGGCCATAAGGTGCTCCTGGTCGAAAAGGGGCCTTCGATCGGCGGCCACATGTCGCAGCTGTCGGAAACGTTTCCCACCCTTGACTGCTCGCAGTGCATCCTCACCCCGCGCATGGTCGAGGTAGCCCAGCACCCCAACATCACCCTGTATTCGTACGCGGAGCTGGAAAGCCTGGACGGCTTCATCGGCAACTTCAAGGCGCGCATCCGCAAAAAAGCGCGCAGCCTCGACGAAAAGCTCTGCACCGGCTGCGGCCTCTGCTGCCAGAAATGCCCGATCAAGAAGATCGCCAGCGAATTCGACGCCGGCATGGGCATGCGTTCCGCCATCTATGTTCCCTTCCCGCAGGCGGTTCCCAACAAGCCGGTCATCGACCGCGAGCACTGCACCTATTATCTGAAAGGCAAATGCCGCCTCTGCGAAAAGGTCTGCCCCACCCAGGCCATCCGCTTCGACCAGGCCGACGAGATCGTGGAAGCCGAGGTCGGGGCCGTGGTGCTGGCCACGGGCTTCGATATCAAGCACGGCGATTTTTTTCCGGAATACGGCTACGGCAAGTACAAGGACGTCATCGACGGCCTGCAGTTCGA
Coding sequences:
- a CDS encoding 4Fe-4S dicluster domain-containing protein, producing MSRGPDSPHDRRVLADRVLERTGVDVARCYQCGKCSAGCPLAADMDFPPSQIMHLLQLADFPEFAELALRSHTIWLCLTCELCFCRCPMELDIPKLMDALRYESRAQKKVNPKARDIIAFHRAFLDSVRYTGRLFEMGQVVDYKLRSGHFLQDMLQAPWMFFAGKLHLLPERVRDRRLLKRMFAKTLKAKESRP
- a CDS encoding CoB--CoM heterodisulfide reductase iron-sulfur subunit B family protein; its protein translation is MKTGFYPGCSMKGSAREYSESLLAVARLLGRELPEVPDWNCCGATAAHNLDRDLALALPARILAAAEKAGMDEVLVPCAACYSRLSVTRHELLEDDALRARISGLIEADYRGTARVINILEWLAGVDGLEGLIKTPFARKVACYYGCLLVRPAGIVKFDRPEEPQSMDRLMKRIGAEPLDWAFKTECCGAGFSVSRTDLVARLSGLILEDAVSRGAEAVIVACPMCHLNLDLRRPNIEKSSHKKIAIPVIYVTQAIGLALGIAPKKLGLQRHKVAVKFAAAPSSGTLKDADPSAGISKSGEV
- a CDS encoding radical SAM protein, producing AHYDFQENKVRRSILLDSRADILVHGSGEKQIAANARQARDGERVVDIDIPGTAKVWSRLPAEKNCLELPGSEEVQANPARLLASQMLADRAAGEGRSLAQKAANRWVVQNPAQAYGRHDLDFIYGLPYRRRHLSAEEYTPALQMNLFSVTAHRGCAGGCAFCSIHSSEGKRIVSRSPDSILREIASLAAHPRWQGVVSDVGGATAEMYGADCAVDGCSRLSCLQPRPCRNFAPGEPFRQLLKRCRELKGIKKIFLGSGVRYDLLLKNPELLEEIMRHHCGRFLRIAPEHTENEVLDLLGKPHFAVLEEFVALFRRLNGKLPRKIELAPYLMIGHPGESAAMAPLMKKKLSALGLNTREVQIFTPTPGTLSTAMYHSGLSPAGKTLAVEKDVRALQLRKLMLTGD
- a CDS encoding CoB--CoM heterodisulfide reductase iron-sulfur subunit A family protein, which encodes MARIGVFICHCGENISATVDVAKVAAVAAKIPGVVHSVDYKYMCSDPGQQMVRNAIREKNLTGVVVAACSPRMHEPTFRRACAEAGLNPFLCEMANIREHCSWVHEKGDAATDKAIDIVRTLVAKVKKNKALLPIKVPVTKTALVLGGGIAGIQASLDIANSGHKVLLVEKGPSIGGHMSQLSETFPTLDCSQCILTPRMVEVAQHPNITLYSYAELESLDGFIGNFKARIRKKARSLDEKLCTGCGLCCQKCPIKKIASEFDAGMGMRSAIYVPFPQAVPNKPVIDREHCTYYLKGKCRLCEKVCPTQAIRFDQADEIVEAEVGAVVLATGFDIKHGDFFPEYGYGKYKDVIDGLQFERLASASGPTLGEMRRPSDGKVPETVVFVACAGSRDPAKGIEYCSKICCMYTAKHAMLYRHKVHHGKPYVFYMDIRAGGKMYEEFVRRAIEEDGVQYIRGRVSRIYERGGKLVVKGADTLLGARPIEIEADMVVLATAGVANAGAEALAQKVHVSYDAHHFYSEAHPKLRPVETNTAGVFLAGACQAPKDIPEAVAQASGAAAKVAALFSQDELVREPLIAVVDRQAPPLYSTCTGCFLCQTSCPYQAIEKEEIRGRDGQLIKTVAKVNPGLCQGCGTCVALCRSKSIDIQGFSHEQVFAEVLALLNRGESDV